From the Candidatus Bathyarchaeota archaeon genome, one window contains:
- a CDS encoding AsnC family transcriptional regulator, protein MDRTKKNDETDCRILEALLIESRMSFTDLSKLCNVSVTAVIRRYERLKKTGVICAETMHLCPPSIGYDCVAEIGIITDLADRAKTLELLKNKPLKTSGDESLGKYSIYGQLATRTLEELNETLQKIDLKPHIKSLDVLIYTDLWNNPWHPENLVVNSAQQEKTVTPRQKKQTPNEVIALSETDKQIAKILMKNSRTTFKEIAEKTSTSINNVIQRYQCLREKNVLNLSTISIDLHKLGYKVIADSYIKVENRGTLPKVEAQLLQIPNAVFCGKFVGGAYDLRIAVIIKDFKDFFRVKNKIQSIKNIKTAEFYLHDIPSPWPTDFLAKTLL, encoded by the coding sequence TTGGATAGGACGAAGAAAAACGATGAAACAGACTGTAGGATTCTAGAAGCCCTTTTGATTGAATCACGCATGAGTTTCACGGATTTGTCCAAATTATGCAATGTCTCAGTCACGGCAGTTATAAGAAGGTACGAACGTTTGAAGAAAACGGGGGTCATATGTGCCGAAACAATGCATCTTTGTCCCCCAAGTATTGGTTATGATTGCGTAGCTGAAATAGGCATAATTACAGATTTAGCAGACAGAGCAAAAACCTTGGAATTATTGAAGAATAAACCGTTGAAAACTAGTGGGGATGAATCCTTAGGCAAATACAGCATATATGGCCAGTTGGCAACACGAACTTTAGAGGAACTAAATGAAACGCTCCAGAAAATAGACCTCAAGCCACACATAAAGAGTTTAGACGTTTTGATTTATACTGACTTGTGGAATAATCCATGGCACCCAGAGAACCTAGTTGTTAATTCAGCTCAACAAGAGAAAACAGTCACACCAAGACAAAAAAAACAAACCCCAAACGAAGTCATAGCCCTTAGCGAAACAGACAAGCAAATAGCCAAAATACTCATGAAAAATTCCCGAACAACATTCAAAGAAATTGCAGAAAAAACCAGCACCTCAATAAACAATGTCATTCAAAGATACCAATGCCTTAGAGAAAAAAATGTCTTAAACCTCTCAACCATATCAATCGACCTTCACAAGTTAGGCTACAAAGTGATAGCAGACAGCTACATAAAAGTCGAAAACAGAGGAACCCTACCAAAAGTAGAAGCACAACTACTCCAAATACCCAACGCAGTCTTCTGCGGAAAATTTGTCGGCGGCGCCTACGACCTAAGAATCGCAGTCATAATCAAGGATTTCAAAGACTTCTTCCGAGTAAAAAACAAAATCCAGTCAATAAAAAACATCAAAACAGCAGAATTCTACTTACACGACATCCCTAGCCCATGGCCAACAGATTTCTTAGCCAAAACACTCCTATAA
- a CDS encoding DNA topoisomerase IV subunit A — MATKKSKSSVAEKKSEVINGLKKLGTSIYNQMEQGVFPSVNMPSRSTENINYDPNTRQYILGDRVVNRSSRNIRHVRPFTQLTWAAMFSNELTTHRKTSTLRDVYYSAQAYAMTFNDQQESNNIITELETITGFSREDFNIFPEERSAIFGDLTIGYTVPGYEGKTMNLTAHPDGVLIGPALTSSEFIKTNADKIIAIEKGALFTRFIEENVHNKHKSLLISCGGQAPRQTRSFIRRLHDELNLPVYIFTDGDPWGMHIAQVIISGSANAAHLRQLNTPDAVWSGVWASDIVEYKLPTDPLDDVDIKRLYELQRDPRYQNDPIWQREIKMFLKIRRKAEQEAFSRYGLTYIVDKYLPTKLEPIPEKKQ, encoded by the coding sequence ATGGCGACGAAGAAAAGTAAATCCAGCGTGGCTGAAAAGAAAAGCGAAGTTATTAACGGCTTGAAAAAGCTGGGCACTTCCATTTATAACCAGATGGAGCAAGGCGTCTTTCCAAGCGTTAACATGCCTAGCCGCAGCACCGAAAACATCAACTACGACCCCAACACTCGCCAATACATTTTAGGAGACCGCGTAGTCAACCGAAGCTCCAGAAACATCCGCCACGTCCGACCCTTCACCCAACTAACCTGGGCAGCCATGTTTAGCAACGAACTCACCACACACCGCAAAACCAGCACCTTAAGAGACGTGTACTACTCCGCACAAGCATACGCAATGACGTTCAACGACCAGCAAGAATCCAACAACATCATCACCGAACTAGAAACCATCACCGGTTTTTCCCGCGAAGACTTTAACATCTTCCCCGAAGAACGCTCCGCAATATTTGGAGACCTAACCATCGGCTACACCGTCCCTGGCTACGAAGGCAAAACCATGAACCTCACCGCCCACCCCGACGGCGTCCTCATCGGACCAGCCCTCACCAGCTCCGAATTCATAAAAACCAACGCCGACAAAATCATAGCCATCGAAAAAGGCGCCCTCTTCACAAGATTCATCGAAGAAAACGTGCACAACAAACACAAATCCCTGCTCATATCCTGCGGAGGACAAGCCCCAAGGCAAACCCGCAGCTTCATACGACGCCTCCACGACGAACTCAACTTGCCAGTTTACATATTCACTGACGGCGACCCCTGGGGCATGCACATTGCACAGGTCATTATCTCGGGCTCTGCCAACGCAGCGCACCTGCGCCAACTCAACACTCCCGACGCGGTTTGGAGCGGCGTTTGGGCATCTGACATTGTCGAGTACAAACTGCCTACTGACCCTCTGGATGATGTGGATATAAAGCGGCTCTACGAATTGCAGCGTGACCCCCGATACCAAAACGACCCCATCTGGCAACGCGAAATCAAAATGTTCCTCAAAATTAGACGCAAAGCCGAGCAGGAAGCTTTTAGCAGGTACGGCTTAACCTACATCGTAGACAAGTATTTGCCCACTAAACTTGAGCCTATACCTGAAAAGAAACAGTAA
- a CDS encoding DNA topoisomerase VI subunit B, with amino-acid sequence MAQATFQEISASDFFYRNRDIAGFSNPSRAIFVAIREIVENSLDAAESQMIPPNVYVRLSFEGEATADTQIYKLRVEDNGCGIQPRFIPSAFGQILFGSKYKLKQTRGTFGLGGKMSLLYGQITTHKPAMVTSSTGDSNKIYTFELMIDIQHNRPVIVNRKMQINKDGWHGTIVEFTLEGDYLRAMPKILEYFKQTAMVNPYANLTFVDPKGRLYKFTRATTEMPEPPGETEPHPYGVDVELLQRLIAVTQCKSMQDFLRVHFHRVGGITAKKFLEFAELDATKDPKKLDHEEIVKLMQNLKRFKDFLPPDASCLSPLGEDLLRAGIMKELTPEYLVVHQRKPSTYAGHPFIVEVGIGYGGGIPKKGSFTLYRFANRIPLLYDEASDVSYRVINSMNWRRYKVTPDMPIAIVVHICSTKVPYKTVGKEFISDRAEIRREVANELREVARQLGHFLARREHVDREKKRMSIFSKYLPKIAEFSAMLADKEKPPEIDKLLKSVQKYGDEEK; translated from the coding sequence GTGGCACAAGCAACCTTTCAGGAAATAAGCGCGTCTGACTTTTTCTACCGTAACCGCGACATCGCAGGTTTCTCCAATCCCTCTAGAGCAATCTTTGTGGCTATACGCGAAATTGTAGAGAATTCGTTGGATGCTGCCGAAAGCCAAATGATTCCCCCTAACGTTTACGTGCGGCTCTCGTTTGAAGGGGAAGCTACTGCGGACACCCAAATCTACAAGCTGCGTGTAGAAGATAACGGATGTGGTATCCAGCCGCGTTTTATTCCTTCGGCGTTTGGTCAGATTTTGTTTGGTTCCAAATACAAGCTCAAGCAGACCCGTGGTACTTTTGGTTTGGGCGGCAAAATGTCCTTGCTTTATGGGCAAATTACTACTCACAAGCCTGCCATGGTGACGTCAAGCACTGGGGACTCGAACAAAATCTACACTTTCGAGCTGATGATAGACATCCAGCACAACCGCCCCGTAATAGTCAACCGCAAAATGCAAATTAACAAAGATGGCTGGCACGGAACCATCGTAGAATTCACCCTAGAAGGCGACTACCTCAGAGCCATGCCAAAAATCCTTGAGTACTTCAAGCAGACCGCCATGGTTAACCCCTATGCGAACTTGACGTTTGTAGACCCAAAGGGTAGGCTCTACAAGTTTACCCGTGCAACCACCGAGATGCCTGAGCCGCCAGGCGAAACCGAACCCCACCCCTACGGCGTTGACGTCGAACTTCTGCAGCGGCTTATCGCGGTTACTCAATGCAAAAGCATGCAAGACTTTCTAAGAGTCCATTTCCACCGCGTCGGAGGCATAACCGCCAAGAAATTTTTAGAATTTGCCGAACTTGACGCCACCAAAGACCCCAAAAAGCTTGACCACGAAGAAATCGTCAAGCTAATGCAAAACCTCAAACGCTTCAAAGATTTCCTGCCCCCAGACGCCAGCTGCCTCTCCCCCTTAGGCGAAGATTTGTTGCGCGCAGGCATCATGAAAGAACTAACCCCCGAATACTTAGTGGTTCATCAACGCAAACCCTCCACCTACGCAGGACACCCCTTCATCGTTGAAGTGGGCATAGGCTACGGCGGAGGCATACCCAAAAAAGGCAGCTTCACGCTTTACCGTTTCGCAAACCGCATCCCCCTGCTATATGACGAAGCCAGCGACGTCTCCTATAGGGTCATTAACTCTATGAACTGGCGCCGCTACAAAGTCACTCCTGATATGCCCATAGCCATAGTTGTGCACATCTGCAGCACCAAAGTGCCGTATAAAACTGTGGGCAAAGAATTCATTTCTGACCGTGCTGAAATCCGCCGTGAAGTAGCTAATGAGTTGCGTGAAGTGGCGCGTCAGCTGGGGCATTTTCTGGCTCGCAGAGAACACGTTGACCGCGAAAAGAAACGTATGAGCATCTTTTCTAAGTATTTGCCCAAGATTGCAGAGTTCTCGGCGATGCTGGCGGATAAAGAAAAACCTCCTGAAATTGACAAATTGTTGAAGAGTGTGCAAAAGTATGGCGACGAAGAAAAGTAA
- a CDS encoding cytidine deaminase produces MGELGKVEAQLLDAAFRGMENAFVLWGFAVGAAVLAEDGKVYEGANVESWISGLGTCAERNAINHALIHGNRKIKAVAVVLSSEYEGEAVPCGVCLQHIFDFAENAQIKVIAAKADLQRVLFGTVQVQTLQELLPFPYKKRAFSP; encoded by the coding sequence ATGGGTGAGCTTGGCAAGGTTGAAGCGCAACTGCTTGATGCAGCGTTTAGGGGCATGGAGAACGCGTTTGTGCTTTGGGGATTTGCTGTGGGCGCAGCGGTGTTGGCTGAGGACGGCAAGGTGTATGAGGGCGCAAATGTTGAGAGTTGGATTTCAGGTTTGGGCACCTGTGCTGAGCGTAACGCTATAAACCACGCGTTGATTCATGGGAACCGTAAAATCAAAGCTGTAGCCGTTGTTTTGAGCAGCGAGTATGAGGGTGAAGCTGTGCCCTGCGGCGTTTGTTTGCAGCATATTTTTGACTTCGCAGAAAACGCCCAAATTAAAGTTATCGCGGCAAAAGCAGACTTGCAGAGGGTTCTTTTTGGAACTGTTCAAGTGCAAACTTTGCAGGAGCTGCTTCCGTTCCCCTACAAAAAACGAGCATTTTCTCCTTAA
- a CDS encoding ribosome biogenesis/translation initiation ATPase RLI: MTRLAVMDYDRCKPKKCDKLCIKFCPMVRSRVEAVRFEDNKIVISEKLCSGCGICVKKCPFKAISIVNLPDELDQDCSHRFGENAFKLFRLPTPAPGTVLGLLGQNGIGKSTTLKVLSGEIKPNLGRFNEPPEWEEIIQYYRGSTLQEYFQKVSEGNLKVSHKPQYVDKIPKAIKGKVSQLLEKIDQRGVLEQLAQDLELKKIWDRPLDVLSGGELQRVAVTAALCRDADVYLFDEPSSYLDVKQRLHVAKAIRTLKEQQKTVVVAEHDLAIIDYLSDQICVFYGEAGVYGVVSHVHGVRTGINIYLQGYIPDENIMFRKEPIIFHEKPPTTNLYEDEVLLKWGQIEKTFAGFKLTAEPGEIRRGEIIGVLGPNGIGKTTFVKILAGMEKSDDKQKLGELSVSYKPQYIAADYQGTVQELLMSVAKENYTSSWYKTEILQPLNIQRLLDHYVMELSGGELQKVAIAASLSRNADLILLDEPSAYLDVDERLNMAKTLRRIVEAHGTPAFVVEHDVVTQDFIADRLMVFSGEPGVSGTAYPPTTLRGGMNQFLKEMDITFRRDSTTRRPRVNKEHSRLDNMQKEIGEYYYTLVARQKEEDEEEGE; the protein is encoded by the coding sequence ATGACTCGCTTGGCTGTTATGGACTACGACAGGTGCAAACCTAAGAAGTGTGATAAGCTGTGCATCAAGTTTTGTCCGATGGTGCGTAGCCGTGTAGAGGCGGTAAGGTTTGAGGATAACAAGATTGTAATTAGCGAGAAACTGTGCAGCGGATGCGGAATATGCGTTAAGAAGTGTCCGTTTAAGGCGATTTCTATTGTGAATTTGCCTGACGAGCTCGACCAGGATTGTAGCCACCGTTTTGGAGAAAACGCGTTCAAACTTTTCAGGTTACCCACCCCCGCGCCCGGCACCGTTTTGGGGTTGCTAGGACAAAACGGGATTGGAAAAAGCACCACGCTTAAGGTCCTGTCGGGCGAAATCAAGCCTAACCTTGGACGGTTCAACGAGCCCCCAGAGTGGGAAGAAATCATACAGTACTACCGTGGCTCCACTTTGCAGGAGTACTTCCAAAAAGTCAGCGAAGGCAACCTCAAAGTCAGCCACAAACCCCAGTACGTCGACAAAATCCCCAAAGCCATCAAAGGAAAAGTCAGCCAGCTCCTCGAAAAAATCGACCAACGCGGCGTCTTAGAGCAACTCGCGCAGGATTTGGAGCTAAAAAAAATCTGGGACCGACCCCTAGACGTTCTTAGCGGAGGCGAGCTGCAACGCGTTGCCGTGACGGCGGCTTTGTGCCGAGATGCTGACGTGTACCTCTTCGACGAACCGTCTAGCTACCTCGACGTCAAGCAGCGCCTGCACGTAGCCAAAGCTATACGCACCTTAAAAGAGCAGCAAAAAACCGTGGTTGTCGCCGAACACGACCTCGCCATCATCGACTACCTCTCCGACCAAATCTGCGTATTCTACGGAGAAGCAGGCGTCTACGGAGTTGTCAGCCACGTGCACGGTGTACGCACGGGCATTAACATTTACCTGCAAGGCTACATACCCGACGAAAACATCATGTTCCGCAAAGAACCCATCATATTCCACGAAAAACCCCCCACCACCAACCTCTACGAAGATGAGGTGCTGCTTAAGTGGGGACAAATCGAAAAAACCTTTGCGGGCTTCAAGTTAACCGCCGAGCCAGGAGAAATCCGCAGAGGCGAAATTATTGGGGTTTTGGGTCCTAACGGTATTGGCAAGACTACGTTTGTTAAGATTTTGGCGGGTATGGAAAAATCTGATGACAAGCAAAAACTTGGCGAGCTCTCGGTTAGCTACAAGCCTCAGTATATCGCGGCGGATTATCAGGGGACGGTGCAGGAGCTTTTGATGAGCGTGGCGAAGGAGAATTATACTTCGAGCTGGTATAAAACCGAGATTTTGCAGCCCTTAAACATCCAGCGCCTGCTAGACCACTATGTCATGGAGCTCAGTGGCGGAGAGCTGCAAAAAGTCGCCATAGCTGCGAGTTTGTCGCGTAATGCGGATTTGATTTTGCTTGACGAACCCAGCGCTTACCTTGACGTGGACGAACGCCTAAACATGGCAAAGACCCTGCGGCGCATCGTAGAAGCCCACGGCACCCCCGCCTTCGTGGTCGAGCATGACGTTGTTACCCAAGACTTTATCGCTGACCGCCTCATGGTTTTTAGCGGCGAACCAGGCGTCTCAGGAACCGCATACCCCCCCACCACCTTGCGCGGTGGCATGAACCAGTTCCTAAAAGAAATGGACATAACCTTCCGCAGAGACTCCACCACCCGCCGCCCCCGCGTCAACAAAGAACACTCGCGCCTAGATAACATGCAAAAAGAAATCGGCGAATACTACTACACGCTTGTGGCACGGCAAAAAGAAGAAGACGAAGAAGAGGGCGAGTGA
- a CDS encoding nucleotidyltransferase domain-containing protein: protein MQRSLEDVKGELQRLKPMLEKRFKVQTIDIFGSYARGEQTVKSDLDLLVTYSEAVDLLLVARPRRYLRRKLKLKVDVVSKEFLNRHIKEDVLEETIWV, encoded by the coding sequence GTGCAGAGGTCTCTTGAGGATGTTAAGGGGGAGCTTCAGCGTTTGAAGCCTATGCTTGAGAAGCGTTTCAAAGTGCAAACCATCGACATCTTCGGCTCATACGCCCGCGGGGAGCAGACAGTAAAAAGCGATTTAGACCTGCTGGTTACCTATTCTGAAGCGGTAGATTTGCTTTTGGTGGCAAGACCAAGACGTTACCTGCGGCGCAAACTCAAGCTCAAAGTTGACGTGGTCTCAAAAGAGTTCCTAAACAGGCACATCAAAGAAGACGTCTTAGAAGAAACCATATGGGTATAA
- a CDS encoding type II toxin-antitoxin system death-on-curing family toxin encodes MTTKITKVKPNKKALEQHIEIPDYQISEDEIWYPPDEFVVVTHDLMIQRYGGYTGFETGLNPYYHFLEEVKKAQDIYMKAAILLHSIATSRIFQDGHHRTAFEVTKAFLEVNGAGVKEKDEQKTIKFIKGIRNYQIEEVARWLKDGTK; translated from the coding sequence ATGACAACAAAAATAACCAAGGTCAAACCAAACAAAAAAGCTCTGGAACAACACATAGAAATACCCGACTACCAAATAAGTGAAGACGAAATTTGGTATCCTCCAGACGAATTTGTTGTTGTAACACATGACTTAATGATACAGAGGTATGGTGGCTACACTGGATTTGAAACGGGCTTAAATCCGTATTATCACTTTTTAGAGGAAGTAAAAAAAGCTCAAGATATCTACATGAAGGCGGCTATTCTACTTCACAGCATAGCTACTAGCAGAATATTTCAAGATGGTCATCATAGGACTGCTTTTGAAGTTACAAAAGCTTTTTTAGAGGTAAATGGTGCGGGAGTTAAGGAAAAAGACGAACAAAAGACAATTAAATTTATAAAAGGCATACGTAATTATCAAATTGAAGAGGTAGCTAGGTGGTTAAAAGATGGTACAAAGTAG
- a CDS encoding THUMP domain-containing protein encodes MSEFNLLATTLRGNERQMRYELRVLLKELGDEKPRTDKTGIRGIVVAQTALDPVEAVDKLREILRERPYEFRYALRILPIQRVVPTELEKIKETALEMATKMGEKESFRMTVEKRFTEIHSQEIIQAIAPQIKNPVNLGNPNKVLLVEVLGGYTGISLIKPTQIISVQKEKML; translated from the coding sequence TTGTCTGAGTTTAATTTGTTGGCGACGACGTTGCGTGGGAATGAGAGGCAGATGCGTTATGAGTTGAGGGTTTTGCTTAAGGAACTTGGCGATGAGAAACCTCGTACAGATAAGACGGGGATTAGGGGGATAGTTGTTGCGCAGACCGCTTTGGACCCTGTGGAGGCAGTGGATAAGTTGCGGGAGATTTTGAGGGAGCGCCCTTACGAGTTCCGCTATGCCCTGCGGATTTTGCCTATCCAAAGAGTCGTGCCCACGGAGCTAGAGAAGATTAAGGAGACCGCGCTGGAGATGGCTACCAAGATGGGGGAAAAAGAGTCGTTTCGCATGACCGTTGAGAAGCGCTTCACCGAGATTCATAGCCAAGAAATCATACAAGCCATTGCGCCGCAAATCAAGAACCCCGTCAATTTGGGCAACCCCAACAAAGTCTTGCTCGTCGAAGTGCTGGGCGGCTACACGGGCATCTCGCTAATCAAGCCCACCCAAATCATAAGCGTGCAAAAAGAAAAAATGCTCTAA
- the cgi121 gene encoding KEOPS complex subunit Cgi121, with the protein MLKHIAEYNKFVELTGFRGVKTADSKALLEAVRSQTPKGVEVQLFDADLIASWQHLYFATVNALMAQKNQRNISKTAAVETILYASAQRQISKAIEHIGVKPQTHNVAAIVLGDNKSAVEKAVLALSQYFGVAADEKVLELSEEKTQKIRAAFDVTDSELLVSSAKDAGQALVDLIVERVALLSTQL; encoded by the coding sequence ATGCTAAAACACATAGCCGAATACAACAAATTCGTAGAGTTAACAGGCTTTCGCGGCGTAAAAACTGCAGACTCCAAAGCCCTGCTCGAAGCTGTTCGCAGCCAAACCCCAAAGGGCGTGGAAGTTCAGCTTTTCGATGCCGACCTTATCGCGTCATGGCAACACCTCTACTTCGCCACAGTAAACGCTTTGATGGCACAAAAAAACCAACGCAACATATCCAAAACCGCCGCCGTCGAAACCATACTCTACGCCTCCGCCCAACGCCAAATCTCCAAAGCCATCGAACACATCGGAGTCAAACCCCAAACCCACAACGTAGCCGCAATCGTGCTCGGAGACAACAAGAGTGCCGTGGAGAAGGCTGTTTTGGCTCTTTCCCAGTACTTTGGGGTCGCAGCAGACGAGAAGGTTCTGGAACTCTCCGAAGAGAAGACCCAAAAAATCAGGGCAGCATTTGATGTAACGGATTCCGAGTTGTTGGTCTCCTCAGCCAAGGATGCGGGGCAGGCGTTGGTGGATTTGATTGTGGAGCGGGTGGCTTTGCTCTCAACACAACTCTAA
- a CDS encoding phosphoribosyltransferase: MAGETAFEAPSWSQIYTLLLSQSKTIVQSGFSAQVLVGVCRGGWICARVLSDLLENPNLASVKAQNYTSIRKTLHEPVLTQMLSADVKGKRVLVVDEVADSGKSLQLITKHINAQGAAQTKTATLYAKPQSIVKPDFCEKYTECWVVFPWELKETARELWATYKTPNQLSQQAAKLSTAGAPADLLQAFFQEFTEEEAQSC; this comes from the coding sequence ATGGCTGGCGAAACCGCGTTTGAGGCGCCTTCTTGGAGTCAGATTTACACGTTGCTGCTTAGCCAAAGCAAAACCATAGTCCAAAGCGGCTTTAGCGCGCAGGTTTTGGTGGGCGTTTGCAGGGGCGGCTGGATTTGCGCGCGGGTACTCTCTGACCTTTTGGAGAACCCCAACCTTGCAAGCGTAAAAGCCCAAAACTACACCAGCATCAGAAAAACCCTCCACGAACCCGTCCTGACGCAAATGCTCTCTGCAGATGTTAAGGGCAAACGGGTTTTGGTGGTGGATGAGGTTGCGGATTCAGGCAAAAGCCTCCAACTCATAACCAAACACATCAACGCGCAAGGCGCCGCCCAAACAAAAACTGCCACGCTATACGCCAAACCCCAAAGCATCGTCAAACCTGATTTCTGCGAAAAATACACGGAGTGCTGGGTGGTTTTTCCGTGGGAACTCAAAGAAACCGCCCGCGAGCTTTGGGCAACCTACAAAACCCCCAACCAACTCTCACAGCAAGCCGCCAAACTCTCAACCGCAGGGGCACCAGCGGATTTGCTCCAAGCATTCTTCCAAGAATTCACCGAGGAGGAGGCACAATCATGCTAA
- a CDS encoding flavodoxin domain-containing protein, with product MKSALVLYSSHTGNTQKIAQALKEGIEEAGMQVTCKKVDAQTDVNYFDYDLICIGTPSLQWSPSKPLDDLLKRKMTQYRKDGAIKPSAPAVKGKNVLIFVSYSGPHTGLNEATPVGKYVGQFFEHLGFTVLDEWYILSEFVGSEEHSTKGRMGDIRGKPTAEDLQKIKADAKALATKI from the coding sequence ATGAAGTCTGCACTTGTATTATATAGCTCCCACACGGGAAACACCCAAAAAATTGCTCAAGCCCTCAAAGAAGGCATAGAAGAAGCAGGAATGCAAGTCACCTGCAAAAAAGTCGATGCCCAAACCGACGTAAACTACTTCGACTACGACCTCATCTGCATCGGAACCCCCTCCCTACAATGGAGCCCCAGCAAGCCCCTCGATGACCTCCTAAAACGCAAAATGACCCAGTACCGCAAAGACGGAGCCATCAAACCCAGCGCCCCAGCAGTCAAAGGCAAAAACGTCCTCATATTCGTCAGCTACTCAGGACCCCACACAGGTCTAAACGAAGCAACCCCTGTTGGCAAATACGTCGGGCAATTCTTCGAGCACCTAGGCTTCACCGTTCTTGACGAATGGTACATCCTAAGCGAATTCGTCGGCTCCGAAGAACACAGCACCAAAGGACGCATGGGCGACATCCGAGGCAAACCCACCGCAGAAGACCTGCAAAAAATCAAAGCCGACGCCAAAGCCCTAGCAACCAAAATCTAA
- a CDS encoding OsmC family protein: protein MPKIKAKATWLDNVRSVADNQRTHSVVCDLSTAKGGADSGPTALELALMGLADCGVTIFADVCKKSNIELNKVEVTVEAEKSPDSPLISGVSMKVSIDANARKELVDAAWRRTEASCPVLLIFKQPLSVQVSYDAKTQ from the coding sequence ATGCCCAAAATCAAAGCTAAAGCAACTTGGCTAGATAATGTTCGTTCCGTAGCGGACAACCAACGAACCCACAGCGTCGTATGTGACCTTTCAACTGCAAAAGGCGGAGCCGACAGTGGCCCAACCGCTCTGGAACTTGCCCTCATGGGACTAGCTGACTGCGGTGTCACCATATTTGCCGATGTCTGCAAAAAAAGCAACATTGAACTCAACAAAGTCGAAGTCACCGTGGAAGCAGAAAAATCCCCCGATTCCCCCTTGATTAGCGGCGTATCCATGAAAGTTAGCATTGATGCAAATGCGCGCAAAGAGTTGGTGGATGCTGCTTGGCGACGAACCGAAGCAAGCTGTCCCGTCTTGCTCATATTCAAACAACCCCTATCCGTGCAAGTATCCTACGACGCAAAAACCCAGTAA
- a CDS encoding DUF134 domain-containing protein yields the protein MGWRCRHRRGRRGRLPKPITLEKPPTLTHFTPTPPTDAEPILIEPAEIEALRLVDLIGLSQEEAGSQMGVSRGTIWRLTQSARRKVALALSEGRGLVVAGGGLGECVDG from the coding sequence ATGGGCTGGAGATGCCGACACCGACGAGGCAGAAGAGGACGCCTCCCAAAACCAATCACCCTAGAAAAACCACCCACCCTAACCCACTTCACCCCCACCCCCCCAACAGACGCCGAACCCATACTCATCGAACCCGCAGAAATAGAAGCCCTGCGCCTAGTCGATTTAATTGGGCTCTCCCAAGAAGAAGCTGGCAGCCAGATGGGGGTTTCACGCGGAACCATTTGGCGCCTGACGCAAAGTGCTAGGCGTAAGGTTGCGTTGGCTTTGTCTGAAGGGCGCGGTTTAGTTGTTGCTGGCGGCGGTTTGGGTGAGTGTGTGGATGGTTAG
- a CDS encoding DUF5320 domain-containing protein, with the protein MPWGRRGQGNWPGAGPYSNLPPWQRPGWQYGRGACRYLYGSPAFNAPAAIKPEDEAAMLNQQKSLIEEQLKAMQEALAKIQSRLDELSK; encoded by the coding sequence ATGCCTTGGGGAAGAAGAGGCCAGGGAAACTGGCCAGGCGCAGGACCATACAGCAATTTGCCTCCATGGCAGCGTCCAGGCTGGCAGTACGGCAGAGGCGCTTGCCGGTACCTTTATGGGTCACCCGCATTCAACGCTCCCGCAGCAATCAAGCCCGAAGATGAAGCGGCGATGCTTAATCAGCAAAAGAGCCTCATTGAAGAGCAGCTTAAAGCCATGCAAGAAGCCCTCGCCAAGATTCAGTCTCGGCTAGATGAACTTAGCAAATAG